The proteins below are encoded in one region of Alistipes communis:
- the mutY gene encoding A/G-specific adenine glycosylase: MSEIADKLIDWYGVNGRDLPWRRTRDPYRIWLSEVILQQTRIAQGMDYYLRFVARFPDVGALAAADEDEVLKLWQGLGYYSRARNLHAAARQVVERYGGRFPAAYADVRSLKGVGDYTAAAVCSIAYDAPCAVVDGNVYRVLSRLFDLDLAIDTAEGRKAFAALADEQLDRRRPARYNQAIMDFGALQCTPANPSCNDCPLRDECLSLAAGTVAERPVKAGRTRIRPRYLNYLHLECGGRIALRRRPEGDIWQGLYDLPAIESDRPLDFTELAAAPPFRDMFGTLPYRLVRTIRMPKHQLSHQTLHAAYHRLALDAWPSAAGGWTLVPYEQLEDYAIPRLLDRYFERIGNSDS; the protein is encoded by the coding sequence ATGAGCGAAATCGCCGACAAACTGATCGACTGGTACGGAGTCAACGGACGCGACCTGCCCTGGCGTCGGACACGCGACCCCTATCGCATCTGGCTCTCGGAGGTCATTCTCCAGCAGACGCGGATCGCGCAGGGGATGGACTATTACCTGCGCTTCGTCGCGCGGTTTCCCGACGTCGGCGCCCTGGCTGCGGCCGACGAAGACGAAGTGCTCAAACTCTGGCAGGGATTGGGCTATTACAGCCGCGCGCGGAATCTCCACGCCGCGGCCCGGCAGGTCGTCGAACGCTACGGAGGGCGGTTTCCCGCCGCCTATGCCGACGTGCGGTCGCTCAAAGGCGTGGGCGACTATACGGCGGCGGCCGTCTGCTCGATCGCCTACGACGCGCCGTGCGCCGTGGTCGACGGCAATGTCTACCGCGTGCTGTCACGGCTCTTCGACCTCGATCTGGCCATCGACACCGCCGAGGGCCGCAAAGCGTTCGCCGCGCTTGCCGACGAACAACTCGACCGGCGTCGGCCTGCACGCTACAACCAGGCGATCATGGATTTCGGCGCGCTGCAATGCACGCCCGCCAACCCCTCCTGCAACGACTGCCCGCTGCGGGACGAATGTCTGTCGCTGGCAGCCGGAACCGTAGCGGAACGCCCCGTCAAGGCGGGCCGGACACGGATTCGCCCGCGCTATCTGAACTATCTCCATCTGGAATGCGGCGGACGCATCGCCCTGCGGCGGCGACCGGAAGGAGACATTTGGCAGGGATTGTACGACCTGCCGGCGATCGAGAGCGACCGCCCGCTGGATTTCACGGAGCTGGCCGCCGCACCGCCCTTCCGCGACATGTTCGGCACGCTTCCCTACCGGCTGGTGCGGACGATCCGTATGCCCAAACACCAGCTGTCGCACCAGACCCTCCACGCGGCGTATCACCGCCTCGCGCTCGACGCATGGCCCTCCGCTGCCGGAGGGTGGACGCTCGTGCCGTACGAACAGTTGGAGGACTATGCGATCCCGCGCCTGCTCGACCGCTATTTCGAGCGGATCGGCAACAGCGATAGCTGA
- a CDS encoding BACON domain-containing protein: MKKFLLLAICALSVCLTGCSDNDTPEQLPDPELTLAPDAPIVFPAEGGSVEITVTTNMESWNAVSDQKWCNVAVSAGKFTVSAVKNETPEAMPAATVTVTATSGERSVSRELQVSQEAGKEKYTDLSREGTSNCYLVTAAGNYSFDATVRGNGATTEGLDAPTAIAGTSAAVVWQSAPGLISGVTLADGRISFKIAGPGNAVIAVKDGAILWSWHIWYPEAEVAGLNSKTGYEVMNMNLGAMHNTAGDVGSYGLLYQWGRKDPFPAAPTLTGTTATVGAPIYDGDDNEIKITNSSQSSTADNNLAFAIANPTVCLSNYAQFNTSRDWLQADMSNDALWGNPKGAERNETNDFLNKGAKSFYDPCPVGWRVPPADVFRNFTASGGYAWVIDDFDIADISGDGAKSLADYDYGWTFNLSDSASSYFPAAARFDGSYAMLMGSMSGLWGSYWGNAPYPGDMFRGGAYSVLSFQIKDTAGNEMITTSPAGGGARADAYSVRCIRE; encoded by the coding sequence ATGAAGAAATTTTTACTGTTGGCGATATGCGCACTGAGCGTATGTCTGACGGGATGCTCCGACAACGACACCCCCGAACAACTTCCCGATCCCGAACTGACGCTGGCGCCCGATGCCCCGATCGTATTTCCGGCAGAAGGCGGAAGCGTCGAGATCACCGTCACGACCAACATGGAGAGCTGGAACGCCGTTTCCGACCAGAAGTGGTGCAATGTCGCGGTCTCCGCAGGTAAATTCACGGTATCGGCCGTAAAGAACGAGACGCCGGAAGCGATGCCGGCCGCCACCGTGACCGTAACCGCGACATCGGGCGAACGCTCCGTCAGCCGCGAATTGCAGGTATCGCAGGAAGCGGGCAAGGAAAAGTACACCGACCTGAGCCGGGAAGGTACTTCGAACTGCTACCTCGTCACCGCCGCCGGCAATTACAGTTTCGACGCGACCGTGCGCGGCAACGGCGCCACGACCGAGGGGCTCGATGCGCCCACGGCCATCGCGGGCACGAGCGCCGCAGTCGTCTGGCAGAGCGCACCCGGTCTGATATCGGGCGTAACGCTGGCCGACGGCCGGATCAGCTTCAAGATCGCCGGACCGGGCAACGCCGTGATCGCCGTCAAGGACGGAGCGATCCTGTGGAGCTGGCACATCTGGTATCCCGAAGCCGAAGTCGCGGGGCTGAATTCGAAAACCGGATACGAAGTGATGAACATGAACCTCGGCGCGATGCACAACACCGCAGGCGACGTCGGCAGTTACGGACTGCTCTACCAGTGGGGCCGCAAAGATCCGTTTCCCGCGGCACCGACGCTGACCGGAACGACCGCCACCGTCGGTGCGCCGATCTACGACGGCGACGATAACGAAATCAAAATCACCAACTCGTCGCAGTCGAGCACAGCGGACAACAATCTCGCCTTCGCCATCGCCAATCCGACGGTCTGCCTCTCCAACTATGCACAATTCAACACCTCGCGCGACTGGTTGCAGGCCGACATGAGCAACGACGCCCTGTGGGGCAATCCCAAAGGCGCTGAACGCAACGAGACGAACGACTTCCTCAACAAGGGGGCCAAATCCTTCTACGACCCGTGTCCCGTCGGATGGCGCGTTCCGCCCGCCGACGTATTCCGCAACTTCACCGCATCGGGCGGCTACGCTTGGGTGATCGATGATTTCGATATCGCCGACATCAGCGGCGACGGTGCGAAATCGCTCGCCGACTACGACTACGGCTGGACTTTCAATCTGAGCGACAGCGCATCTTCCTACTTCCCCGCAGCGGCGCGCTTCGACGGCTCCTACGCCATGCTGATGGGCAGCATGAGCGGCTTGTGGGGTTCCTATTGGGGCAACGCACCCTACCCCGGCGACATGTTCCGGGGCGGGGCCTACTCGGTGCTCTCGTTCCAGATCAAGGACACGGCCGGCAACGAGATGATTACCACCTCGCCCGCCGGCGGAGGTGCCCGCGCCGACGCCTACTCGGTGCGCTGCATCCGCGAATAA
- the der gene encoding ribosome biogenesis GTPase Der, with amino-acid sequence MSLVAIVGRPNVGKSTLFNRLVGQRQAIVDSTAGTTRDRHYGKTDWNGKEFSVIDTGGYTVNSDDIFEDDIRRQVMLAIDEADVILFLVEVSTGITDLDTLMADILRRTTKKVILVCNKVDNYDQIYSSHEFYKLGLGDPYCISSMSGSGTGDLMDAILEALPAETSAQYEDDLPRITIVGRPNVGKSSLTNALLGVERNIVTPVAGTTRDSIHTRYNKFGMDFYLVDTAGMRKKGKVTEDLEFYSVMRSIRAIENSDVCVLMLDAEQGLESQDLNIHNLIVRNRKGCVIVVNKWDLIEKGNNTMKEWREFLMKKLAPFNDIPIIFTSVLNKQRILEVLQTAVRVFQSRKRRIPTSEFNDYILPVIEETPPPSTKGKYIRIKYAMQLPTPTPQFAFFVNLPQYIKEPYRRFLENKIREQWDFSGVPMQLYFRAK; translated from the coding sequence ATGAGTTTGGTAGCGATAGTCGGTCGCCCCAACGTGGGCAAAAGCACACTCTTCAACCGTCTGGTGGGACAACGTCAGGCCATCGTGGACTCCACGGCCGGCACGACCCGCGACCGCCATTACGGCAAAACCGATTGGAACGGCAAGGAGTTTTCCGTGATCGACACGGGCGGTTATACGGTCAATTCGGACGATATTTTCGAAGACGACATCCGCCGGCAGGTGATGCTCGCCATCGACGAGGCGGACGTGATCCTCTTTCTGGTGGAGGTGTCGACGGGCATCACCGACCTCGACACGCTCATGGCCGACATCCTGCGCCGCACCACGAAGAAGGTCATCCTGGTCTGCAACAAAGTCGACAACTACGATCAGATCTACTCCTCGCACGAGTTCTACAAGCTCGGGCTGGGCGACCCCTACTGCATCTCGTCGATGTCGGGAAGCGGCACGGGCGACCTGATGGACGCCATCCTGGAGGCGCTGCCCGCCGAAACCTCGGCGCAGTACGAGGACGATCTGCCGCGCATCACCATCGTCGGCCGCCCCAATGTGGGCAAATCGTCGCTCACCAACGCCCTGCTGGGTGTCGAGCGCAATATCGTGACCCCTGTGGCCGGCACCACGCGCGACTCGATCCACACGCGCTACAACAAATTCGGCATGGACTTCTATCTGGTCGACACGGCCGGTATGCGCAAGAAGGGCAAGGTGACCGAGGACCTCGAATTCTACTCCGTCATGCGATCGATCCGCGCCATCGAGAACTCCGATGTCTGCGTCCTGATGCTCGACGCCGAGCAGGGACTCGAATCGCAGGACCTGAACATCCACAACCTGATCGTGCGCAACCGCAAGGGCTGCGTGATCGTCGTCAACAAATGGGACCTGATCGAGAAGGGGAACAACACGATGAAGGAGTGGCGCGAGTTCCTGATGAAGAAACTGGCCCCGTTCAACGACATTCCGATCATCTTCACTTCGGTGCTGAACAAACAGCGTATTCTGGAAGTGTTGCAGACGGCCGTGCGCGTTTTCCAGTCGCGCAAGCGCCGTATCCCCACCTCGGAGTTCAACGACTACATCCTGCCCGTGATCGAGGAGACGCCGCCGCCCTCGACCAAAGGCAAATACATCCGTATCAAATACGCCATGCAGCTGCCTACGCCCACGCCGCAGTTCGCCTTCTTCGTCAACCTGCCGCAGTATATCAAGGAGCCTTACCGCCGCTTCTTGGAGAACAAGATCCGCGAGCAGTGGGATTTCTCCGGCGTCCCCATGCAGTTGTATTTCCGAGCGAAGTAA
- a CDS encoding nucleotidyltransferase domain-containing protein: MDLFALLRAGVRSGDTPDIGGSTDDRWRELYTAASSQGVSALVWDGIRRLPPESQPSRELRLRWAYNVERIERRYGQQRRRAAELAAAYAEAGIRTVVLKGFAVSRLYPVPEHRPCGDLDCFLCGDYERGNRVAEQVGAEVKRDFYKHSHIVFRGLTVENHRFCTAVRGSRRAKRFERHLQRLLAEGPLSCIPETALLVPPPDFNALFLAKHALSHFLTEGISLRHLCDWAVFIDREGDAVDWTAFRKVAAEDRLLRFAEILSDLSVRYLGVARNPLPAGVQALADRVLDNILYERRHLNDSPGGAWTKRMRLIGNLARDRWKYGEVYGRSFLLEGLRLSVGYLFDRNPEL, translated from the coding sequence ATGGATTTGTTCGCTTTGCTGCGGGCGGGGGTACGTTCCGGCGACACTCCGGATATCGGCGGATCGACGGACGACCGGTGGCGAGAGTTGTACACCGCAGCCTCATCGCAGGGGGTGTCGGCCCTCGTCTGGGACGGGATTCGCCGGTTGCCGCCGGAGTCGCAGCCGTCGAGGGAGCTTCGGTTGCGTTGGGCCTACAACGTCGAGCGGATCGAACGCCGGTACGGGCAGCAGCGTCGCCGGGCAGCGGAACTGGCTGCGGCCTACGCCGAAGCGGGAATTCGTACCGTCGTATTGAAAGGGTTCGCCGTCAGCCGGTTGTACCCTGTTCCGGAACATCGGCCCTGCGGCGATCTGGATTGTTTCCTTTGCGGCGATTACGAGCGCGGCAATCGGGTGGCCGAACAGGTCGGGGCCGAGGTGAAACGCGATTTCTACAAACACTCTCATATCGTATTCCGCGGGCTGACGGTCGAAAACCACCGGTTCTGTACGGCGGTTCGCGGGAGCCGTCGGGCGAAGCGGTTCGAGCGGCATCTTCAACGATTGCTTGCGGAGGGACCGTTGTCCTGCATACCGGAAACAGCGCTGCTCGTCCCTCCGCCCGATTTCAATGCCCTTTTTCTGGCCAAACACGCCTTGTCGCATTTCCTGACCGAGGGCATTTCCCTGCGGCATCTGTGCGATTGGGCGGTCTTTATCGACCGCGAAGGCGACGCGGTCGACTGGACGGCGTTCCGGAAGGTCGCGGCCGAAGATCGCCTGCTGCGTTTCGCGGAGATACTCTCCGACCTCTCCGTCCGGTATCTGGGCGTCGCGCGGAATCCGCTGCCGGCCGGCGTACAGGCGCTCGCCGACCGGGTATTGGACAATATCCTCTACGAGCGCCGGCACCTGAACGATTCGCCGGGCGGCGCATGGACGAAGCGGATGCGTCTGATCGGCAATCTGGCGCGCGACCGCTGGAAATACGGGGAGGTGTACGGGCGAAGCTTCCTGCTCGAAGGTCTCCGGCTGTCGGTCGGATACCTTTTCGATCGCAATCCTGAATTATAG
- a CDS encoding PhoH family protein, with the protein MGEEISKEIAVDGVDVRELYGAQNVYLEQIRALHPALKIVARGSSLKVLGAKSAAERFERRMQGLIDYYLKYGHISREVVAQAFAASGLAADEVPADQDVIVYGNNGTVVRARTVNQQRLVRLYDADDLLFAVGPAGSGKTYTAIALAVRALREKVVRRVILTRPAVEAGEKLGFLPGDMKEKLDPYLQPLYDALNDMIPPARLQKFMEEGTIQIAPLAYMRGRTLDNAFVILDEAQNTTLPQIKMFLTRMGRNAKFIVTGDVTQIDLPRRSDSGLTRAIGILRDVKGIGVVEFDRRDIVRHELVKHIVEAFDRHGESEAPPVRTDRKS; encoded by the coding sequence ATGGGGGAGGAGATCAGCAAGGAGATCGCCGTCGACGGCGTCGACGTGCGCGAGTTGTACGGTGCGCAGAATGTCTACCTCGAACAGATCCGGGCGCTGCATCCGGCGCTCAAAATCGTAGCGCGCGGTTCGTCGCTCAAAGTGCTGGGCGCCAAGAGCGCGGCCGAGCGTTTCGAACGCCGCATGCAGGGATTGATCGACTATTACCTCAAATACGGCCATATCTCGCGCGAGGTGGTGGCGCAGGCGTTCGCCGCGTCGGGCCTTGCGGCGGACGAGGTTCCGGCCGATCAGGACGTGATCGTCTACGGCAACAACGGCACGGTGGTGCGGGCGCGCACGGTCAACCAGCAGCGGCTGGTGCGCCTGTACGACGCCGACGACCTGCTTTTCGCCGTCGGGCCGGCCGGCTCGGGCAAGACCTATACGGCCATTGCGCTGGCCGTGCGTGCGTTGCGCGAGAAGGTGGTGCGGCGGGTGATCCTCACGCGGCCGGCCGTCGAGGCGGGCGAGAAACTGGGCTTCCTGCCCGGCGACATGAAGGAGAAGCTCGACCCTTACCTGCAACCGCTCTACGACGCGCTCAACGACATGATTCCGCCCGCCAGGTTGCAGAAGTTCATGGAGGAGGGGACGATCCAGATCGCACCGCTGGCCTACATGCGCGGCCGGACGCTCGACAACGCCTTCGTCATCCTGGACGAGGCGCAGAATACCACGCTGCCGCAGATCAAGATGTTTCTCACGCGCATGGGGCGCAATGCCAAGTTCATCGTCACGGGCGACGTGACGCAGATCGACCTGCCGCGCCGGAGCGACAGCGGCCTTACGCGCGCCATCGGGATTCTGCGTGACGTGAAGGGGATCGGCGTCGTCGAATTCGACCGCCGCGACATCGTGCGGCACGAGCTGGTCAAACACATCGTCGAGGCTTTCGACCGCCACGGCGAGTCGGAGGCGCCGCCCGTTCGGACAGATCGTAAATCTTAA
- a CDS encoding DEAD/DEAH box helicase — protein MRFDEIDFEDEVLDGLYDMNFEEMTPVQEATIPVILEGSDLIACAQTGTGKTAAYTLPLLNKLLVEGNEDNVVKTLVVVPTRELAMQIDTQLQGFSYYMPVSTTVVYGGGDGRGWEQQKQGMLRGADVVIATPGRLIAHLQNSGVDLSHVKYFVLDEADRMLDMGFFDDIMTIVRRLPAERQTLMFSATLPPKIRELARQILRKPVEINIAVSKPNEAIEQGAYVLYETQKLGLIKELFAKPLESKTIIFSSSKLKVKELAFAFKRMHLNAAAMHSDLDQAKREEVMLDFKNGKIDLLVATDIVARGIDIEDIGMVVNYDVPHDPEDYIHRIGRTARASATGRALTFVNEKEQGKFRRIEEFMEREVEKLPLPEKLGKAPAYEPSASGDRRGRGGRKGRGEAKGRGGRAGERPKAAPREAVPDSGAASPAIAGTEGVEGRNTERRRHRGGRHRRRGRKPAEGAPAVQGGGDASDRGGNA, from the coding sequence ATGAGATTCGACGAAATAGATTTCGAAGACGAGGTTCTCGACGGCCTCTACGACATGAATTTCGAGGAGATGACCCCCGTGCAGGAGGCCACCATTCCGGTGATCCTCGAAGGCAGCGACCTGATCGCCTGCGCACAGACCGGAACGGGCAAGACGGCGGCCTACACGCTGCCGCTGCTCAACAAGCTGCTCGTCGAGGGCAACGAGGACAACGTGGTCAAGACGCTCGTGGTGGTTCCCACGCGCGAGCTGGCCATGCAGATCGACACCCAGTTGCAGGGATTCTCCTATTACATGCCCGTCTCGACGACGGTGGTCTACGGCGGCGGCGACGGCCGCGGCTGGGAGCAGCAGAAGCAGGGGATGCTGCGCGGCGCCGACGTGGTGATCGCCACGCCGGGCCGTTTGATCGCCCACTTGCAGAACAGCGGCGTCGATCTGTCGCACGTGAAGTATTTCGTGCTCGACGAGGCCGACCGGATGCTCGACATGGGATTCTTCGACGACATCATGACCATCGTCCGCCGGCTGCCCGCCGAGCGGCAGACGCTGATGTTCTCGGCTACGCTGCCGCCCAAGATCCGCGAGCTGGCCAGGCAGATTCTGCGCAAGCCCGTCGAGATCAATATCGCCGTCTCGAAACCCAATGAGGCGATCGAGCAGGGGGCCTACGTGCTCTACGAAACGCAGAAATTGGGGTTGATAAAGGAGCTTTTCGCCAAACCGCTCGAATCGAAGACGATCATCTTCTCCTCTTCGAAGCTGAAAGTCAAGGAGCTGGCTTTCGCCTTCAAGCGGATGCACCTCAATGCGGCGGCCATGCACTCCGATCTGGATCAGGCCAAGCGCGAGGAGGTGATGCTCGATTTCAAGAACGGCAAGATCGACCTGCTGGTGGCCACCGACATCGTGGCGCGAGGCATCGACATCGAAGATATAGGCATGGTGGTCAACTACGACGTGCCGCACGACCCCGAGGATTATATCCACCGCATCGGCCGTACGGCGCGTGCGAGCGCCACGGGGCGGGCGCTGACCTTCGTCAACGAGAAGGAGCAGGGCAAGTTCCGCCGTATCGAGGAGTTCATGGAGCGCGAAGTGGAGAAGCTCCCGTTGCCGGAGAAGCTCGGTAAGGCCCCCGCGTATGAGCCGTCGGCTTCGGGCGACCGTCGGGGGCGCGGCGGCCGGAAAGGTCGCGGCGAGGCGAAGGGACGCGGCGGCCGCGCCGGCGAACGGCCGAAGGCGGCACCGCGGGAGGCCGTACCGGATTCGGGTGCAGCGTCTCCGGCGATCGCCGGGACGGAGGGTGTCGAAGGGCGCAATACCGAACGCCGCCGTCACCGTGGGGGACGTCATCGCCGGCGCGGCCGCAAGCCGGCCGAAGGTGCGCCTGCGGTACAGGGCGGAGGGGATGCCTCCGACAGAGGCGGGAACGCCTGA
- a CDS encoding AI-2E family transporter — translation MRSVKEQYWRYSLFVIILVLGVVIFAELTPYIGGLLGAMTIYVLLRRQMRYLTVRRRWRRSLAASVLLVEAIVCFLIPLSGIVWMFVDKVQDFTLDPQSLISSIRHVSEQIRLRIGYDLLQDSNISSMVAVITRFGQAFLQGIFSFGVNIVMLLFVLYFMLIGGTRMENYCRAMLPFNATVARNVTNEIYMIVRSNAIGIPLIAVVQGSIAYAGYLVCGVPSALFWGVVTCFATILPVVGTALVWVPLAAYLAVEGSWGAAVGLMAYGVLVVTQSDNVIRFILQKRMADTHPLVTILGVLIGLPLFGFMGVIFGPLLLAMFVFFVHIFKRKYLDGAETARLFVPDR, via the coding sequence ATGAGAAGTGTCAAGGAACAATATTGGCGTTATTCGCTCTTCGTCATCATTCTGGTATTGGGTGTGGTTATCTTCGCCGAACTGACGCCCTATATCGGCGGGCTGCTCGGCGCCATGACGATCTATGTGCTGCTCCGGCGGCAGATGCGCTATCTGACGGTTCGCCGCCGGTGGCGGCGCAGTCTGGCGGCGTCGGTGCTGCTGGTCGAAGCCATCGTCTGCTTCCTGATTCCGTTGAGCGGTATCGTGTGGATGTTCGTCGACAAGGTACAGGATTTCACGCTCGACCCCCAATCGCTGATCTCCTCGATCCGTCATGTCTCCGAACAGATCCGCCTGCGGATCGGTTACGATCTGTTGCAGGACAGCAACATCTCGTCGATGGTGGCCGTGATCACCCGATTCGGGCAGGCGTTTCTGCAAGGTATTTTCAGTTTCGGGGTCAATATCGTCATGCTGTTGTTCGTGCTCTATTTCATGCTGATCGGCGGTACCCGCATGGAGAATTATTGCCGGGCCATGCTTCCGTTCAATGCCACCGTCGCACGCAACGTGACGAACGAAATCTATATGATCGTCCGCTCGAATGCGATCGGCATTCCGCTGATCGCCGTGGTGCAGGGGTCGATCGCCTATGCGGGTTACCTCGTCTGCGGCGTTCCCAGCGCGTTGTTCTGGGGAGTCGTCACCTGCTTCGCCACCATTCTGCCCGTCGTCGGCACGGCGCTCGTCTGGGTTCCGCTCGCGGCTTATCTCGCGGTGGAGGGAAGTTGGGGCGCCGCCGTCGGGCTGATGGCCTACGGCGTGCTCGTCGTTACGCAGTCGGACAATGTGATCCGGTTCATTTTACAGAAGAGAATGGCCGACACGCATCCGCTCGTGACGATTCTCGGCGTGCTCATCGGCCTGCCGCTTTTCGGGTTCATGGGCGTTATCTTCGGCCCGCTGCTGCTGGCGATGTTCGTCTTCTTCGTCCATATCTTCAAGCGCAAATACCTCGACGGCGCGGAGACCGCGCGTCTGTTCGTTCCCGACAGGTAG
- a CDS encoding outer membrane beta-barrel protein — MNRRILTAIALLLTAFPAAAAGPRLGLQARAGLNVADFSASAEGLNLSTRLGFHAAVAVPLSFGAIGVQPELMYMRNTLKVNGQKVKMSNVELPVLFTLRLLGPLSVFVGPAFALSDSSYYRIDGERREFGNAKPTLTYMAGAAVRLNHLVLDCRFNGAFNKTENYFEGVYPRIKSYQLLFSVGYAF, encoded by the coding sequence ATGAACAGACGCATTCTCACGGCGATCGCCCTGTTGCTGACGGCCTTTCCGGCCGCGGCGGCCGGGCCCCGGCTGGGCCTGCAAGCGCGGGCCGGTCTCAATGTCGCCGACTTCTCCGCATCGGCCGAGGGGTTGAATCTCTCGACCCGGCTGGGATTCCATGCGGCCGTGGCCGTGCCGCTTTCGTTCGGCGCCATCGGCGTACAGCCCGAACTGATGTACATGCGCAATACGTTGAAGGTGAACGGCCAGAAGGTCAAGATGTCCAATGTCGAACTGCCCGTGCTCTTCACGTTGCGCCTGCTGGGGCCCCTGAGCGTGTTCGTGGGCCCCGCGTTCGCGCTTTCGGACAGCAGTTATTACCGCATCGACGGCGAACGCCGCGAGTTCGGCAATGCGAAACCGACGCTCACCTACATGGCCGGTGCCGCCGTGCGGCTGAACCATCTGGTGCTCGACTGCCGTTTCAACGGTGCCTTCAACAAGACCGAAAACTATTTCGAGGGGGTCTATCCCCGCATCAAGTCCTACCAGCTGCTTTTCAGCGTAGGCTACGCATTCTGA
- a CDS encoding UDP-glucose dehydrogenase family protein, translated as MNISIVGTGYVGLVSGACFAEMGIDVTCVDIDEKKIGRLLSGEVPIYEPGLDDLVRRNVEAGRLHFTTDLSSCLDQVEVVFSAVGTPPDEDGSADLRYVLEVARTFGRNINKYTILVTKSTVPVGTSKKVKAVIQEELDKRGVQIPFEVASNPEFLKEGAAIKDFMSPDRIVVGTESERAQRLLSRLYRPFLVNNFRIYFMDIPSAEMTKYAANAMLATRISFMNDIANLCDEVGADIDMVRKGIGTDARIGNKFLYAGCGYGGSCFPKDVRALARTGREYGSPMRIIEAVEAVNERQKEIVVRKLAAELGDLRGRTVALWGLAFKPETDDMREAPALVAIDRLTCAGAVVRVYDPAAMDECRRRVGDAVVYCSDMYEAVVDADALVLLTEWKQFRLPSWTVIRKVMANPLVIDGRNIYDKAELVAEGFTYKAIGK; from the coding sequence ATGAATATTTCAATTGTGGGAACAGGCTACGTCGGGCTGGTGTCGGGCGCCTGCTTTGCCGAAATGGGCATCGACGTGACCTGCGTCGATATCGACGAGAAGAAGATCGGGCGTCTGCTGTCGGGCGAGGTTCCGATCTACGAACCGGGGCTCGACGATCTGGTTCGGCGCAACGTCGAAGCGGGACGCCTGCATTTCACCACGGATCTGAGCAGTTGTCTGGATCAGGTGGAGGTCGTCTTCTCGGCCGTCGGTACGCCGCCCGACGAAGACGGATCGGCCGACCTGCGTTATGTGCTGGAAGTGGCCCGTACGTTCGGGCGCAACATCAATAAATACACGATTCTGGTCACTAAGTCGACCGTTCCCGTAGGAACGTCGAAGAAGGTGAAGGCCGTCATTCAGGAGGAGTTGGACAAGCGAGGCGTGCAAATACCCTTCGAGGTGGCGTCGAACCCCGAATTCCTGAAAGAGGGAGCGGCGATCAAGGATTTCATGTCGCCCGACCGGATCGTCGTCGGTACGGAGTCGGAGCGTGCGCAGCGGCTCTTGTCGAGATTGTACAGGCCCTTTCTGGTCAACAATTTCCGAATCTATTTCATGGATATTCCTTCGGCCGAGATGACCAAATATGCGGCCAATGCGATGCTGGCGACGCGAATCTCCTTCATGAACGACATCGCGAATCTCTGCGACGAGGTCGGAGCCGACATCGATATGGTTCGGAAGGGGATCGGAACGGACGCGCGCATCGGCAACAAATTCCTCTATGCCGGTTGCGGGTACGGCGGGTCGTGCTTTCCGAAGGACGTGCGGGCATTGGCACGCACGGGACGGGAGTATGGTTCTCCGATGCGGATCATCGAGGCGGTCGAAGCCGTCAACGAACGGCAGAAGGAGATCGTCGTACGGAAACTTGCGGCCGAATTGGGCGATCTGCGCGGCAGGACCGTCGCCCTGTGGGGGCTTGCCTTCAAGCCCGAAACCGACGATATGCGCGAAGCGCCCGCCCTGGTGGCGATCGACCGCTTGACATGCGCCGGCGCTGTGGTGAGGGTCTACGATCCGGCGGCGATGGACGAATGCCGCCGCAGGGTAGGGGATGCCGTCGTCTATTGCAGCGATATGTATGAAGCGGTCGTCGATGCCGATGCGCTGGTGCTGCTGACCGAATGGAAACAGTTCCGTCTCCCTTCGTGGACGGTGATTCGAAAGGTCATGGCCAATCCGCTGGTGATCGACGGGCGCAATATCTACGACAAGGCCGAATTGGTCGCCGAAGGATTCACCTACAAGGCCATCGGGAAATAA